From one Vannielia litorea genomic stretch:
- a CDS encoding DUF1028 domain-containing protein has translation MTFSILVQDAQTNAIAGAAATGSLCVGGWVLRGRWGAGMSASQGAAPSTMWGEQVLHEMAGGKGAAAAVEAVTGPDEGRDWRQLSALDMGGAGACFSGKRNTALVASHVFDCGVAAGNMLGSAELPEAMAQAYLKALGSLPERLMAALWAAAKGGSDKRGLLSAALLVLRPDAAPLTLRVDYSEQPLEALGALLERATSGDYGDWARQVPTLEAPERVLDEALTGTLVPEPEE, from the coding sequence ATGACTTTCTCGATTCTTGTGCAGGACGCCCAAACAAACGCCATTGCCGGTGCGGCGGCGACCGGAAGCCTCTGCGTGGGCGGCTGGGTGCTGCGGGGCCGGTGGGGTGCGGGGATGAGCGCGAGCCAGGGCGCGGCGCCCTCGACGATGTGGGGCGAGCAGGTGCTGCACGAGATGGCAGGCGGCAAGGGCGCCGCCGCGGCGGTGGAGGCTGTGACCGGCCCGGACGAGGGGCGCGACTGGCGGCAGCTTTCGGCTCTGGACATGGGCGGCGCGGGGGCCTGCTTCAGCGGCAAGAGAAACACGGCACTGGTGGCCTCGCACGTCTTTGACTGCGGGGTAGCGGCTGGCAACATGCTGGGCAGCGCGGAGCTGCCGGAGGCGATGGCGCAGGCCTACCTCAAGGCGCTGGGCAGCCTGCCCGAACGCCTGATGGCCGCGCTCTGGGCGGCGGCGAAGGGCGGGAGCGACAAGCGTGGGTTGCTCTCTGCGGCCCTGCTGGTGCTGCGGCCTGATGCGGCACCGCTGACGTTGCGGGTGGACTACTCGGAGCAGCCACTGGAGGCGCTGGGCGCGCTGTTGGAACGGGCCACGAGCGGGGATTACGGCGACTGGGCGCGGCAGGTGCCAACGCTGGAAGCGCCGGAACGGGTGCTGGACGAGGCACTGACGGGCACGCTGGTGCCGGAGCCGGAGGAATGA
- a CDS encoding M20 family metallo-hydrolase: MTGSGKDWGAEAARHLQALAEISVPGPGVTRLPYGPEHRQAVDYLREMMRGAGLVPALDAAASLVGRTEGGGAGTFYMGSHQDSVPQGGAFDGIAGVVLPVMAMQLLAEEGVVLPFAVEVMAFADEEGVRFPTALVGSRAVAGTVDMAVLDMVDRDGVSLRAALEGFGCDPEAIPQVARDGAQALGYLEAHIEQGPVLEAEGEALGVVTGICGIERHALTFTGETGHAGTVPMEARKDALVGAARVIAEVDRLARATPGLRATVGQVDVRPGAVNAVPGEVRMPVELRSEDDSAREEAGQAIASFASRVAADMGLTLEARRTYAQPAAPCDPHLRAALVKAVQQGGGKGLELTSGATHDASAIADLCPISMLFIRCRGGVSHRPDEHAESDDLGAAVRAIAATLRGLADA; this comes from the coding sequence ATGACCGGCAGCGGAAAGGATTGGGGCGCGGAGGCCGCGCGGCATTTGCAGGCCTTGGCGGAGATTTCCGTGCCCGGCCCCGGCGTGACCCGCCTGCCCTACGGGCCGGAGCATCGGCAGGCGGTGGATTACCTGCGGGAGATGATGCGTGGCGCCGGGCTGGTGCCGGCACTGGATGCCGCCGCGAGTTTGGTGGGCCGCACGGAGGGCGGCGGGGCAGGCACCTTCTACATGGGCAGCCATCAGGACTCGGTGCCGCAGGGCGGGGCGTTTGACGGGATCGCGGGCGTGGTGCTGCCGGTGATGGCGATGCAGTTGCTGGCGGAGGAAGGCGTGGTGCTGCCCTTCGCGGTGGAGGTCATGGCATTTGCCGATGAGGAGGGGGTGCGCTTTCCGACAGCTCTCGTCGGCAGCCGGGCGGTGGCGGGCACGGTGGATATGGCGGTGCTCGACATGGTGGACCGGGACGGCGTGAGCCTGCGGGCGGCGCTGGAGGGCTTTGGCTGCGACCCGGAGGCGATTCCGCAGGTGGCGCGGGACGGGGCGCAGGCGCTGGGCTATCTGGAGGCGCATATCGAGCAGGGGCCGGTGCTTGAGGCCGAGGGCGAGGCGCTGGGCGTGGTGACGGGCATCTGCGGGATCGAGCGGCACGCGCTGACGTTCACCGGGGAGACCGGCCATGCCGGGACGGTGCCGATGGAGGCGCGCAAGGATGCGCTGGTGGGCGCGGCGCGGGTGATTGCCGAGGTCGACCGGCTGGCGCGGGCGACGCCGGGGCTGCGGGCAACGGTCGGGCAGGTGGATGTGCGCCCGGGGGCGGTGAACGCGGTGCCGGGCGAAGTGAGGATGCCGGTGGAACTGCGCAGCGAGGACGACTCGGCGCGGGAGGAGGCGGGGCAGGCGATTGCCAGCTTCGCCAGCCGCGTGGCCGCCGATATGGGGCTGACGCTGGAAGCCCGGCGGACTTATGCCCAGCCAGCCGCGCCCTGCGATCCGCACTTGCGGGCAGCGCTGGTCAAGGCGGTGCAGCAGGGCGGCGGCAAGGGGCTGGAGCTGACCTCGGGCGCGACCCATGACGCCAGCGCAATTGCTGACCTTTGCCCGATTTCCATGCTGTTCATCCGCTGCCGTGGCGGCGTGAGCCACCGGCCCGACGAACATGCGGAATCGGACGACCTTGGCGCTGCCGTCCGGGCCATCGCGGCCACCCTCAGGGGCTTGGCGGACGCCTAA